A stretch of Gorilla gorilla gorilla isolate KB3781 chromosome 9, NHGRI_mGorGor1-v2.1_pri, whole genome shotgun sequence DNA encodes these proteins:
- the LOC115936287 gene encoding RNA polymerase II subunit A C-terminal domain phosphatase SSU72 like protein 2 — translation MLSSPLRVAVVCVSNVNRSMEAHSILRRKGLSVRSFGTESHVRLPGPRPNRPVVYDFATTYKEMYNDLLRKDRECYTRNGILHILGRNERIKPGPERFQECTDFFDVIFTCEESVYDTVVEDLCSREQQTFQPVHVINMDIQDTLEDATVGAFLICEICQCLQQSDDMEDNLEELLLQMEEKAGKSFLHTVCFY, via the coding sequence ATGCTCTCCTCCCCACTCAGGGTGGCTGTGGTGTGCGTGAGCAATGTCAACAGGAGCATGGAGGCCCACAGCATCCTCAGGAGAAAAGGGCTAAGTGTCCGGTCTTTTGGAACTGAATCTCATGTGAGGCTACCAGGACCAAGACCCAATCGTCCTGTAGTTTATGATTTTGCAACAACATATAAGGAGATGTACAATGACCTCCTCAGGAAAGATAGAGAATGCTACACCCGCAACGGAATCTTACACATCTTGGGAAGAAATGAGAGAATCAAGCCCGGTCCAGAAAGATTTCAGGAGTGCACTGATTTCTTTGATGTCATCTTCACCTGTGAGGAGAGTGTCTATGACACAGTGGTGGAAGATCTGTGTTCCAGAGAACAGCAGACCTTTCAGCCTGTGCATGTGATCAACATGGACATCCAAGATACCCTGGAAGATGCCACCGTGGGagctttcctcatctgtgagattTGCCAGTGCCTGCAGCAGTCAGACGACATGGAAGACAATCTGGAGGAGCTGCTGTTGCAAATGGAGGAGAAGGCAGGAAAAAGCTTTCTTCACACCGTCTGCTTCTACTGA